One window from the genome of Acinetobacter lanii encodes:
- a CDS encoding glutamine amidotransferase, which produces MTAFEHLPKTIYAIQHLAFEDLGSLEDVFYQLGFRVRYFEAGIDDLTKAYQYEGLTIILGGPIGVYETEDYPFLQQEIDLLKVRLDKNLPTLGICLGAQLIAHALGARVYAGHAKEIGWSALQLRLVKDNPLLPLANTQVLHWHGDTFDLPENATLLASSSVYSNQAFQVGKNILALQFHIEVASDTLEKWLIGHTCELRKANIEISKLRADNQNFGHHLEPIAAIVVNNFIQHIKL; this is translated from the coding sequence ATGACTGCATTCGAACACTTGCCTAAAACCATCTACGCCATACAGCATCTTGCTTTTGAAGACTTAGGATCACTCGAAGATGTGTTCTATCAACTCGGTTTTCGCGTGCGTTATTTTGAAGCAGGCATTGATGACCTGACTAAAGCTTATCAATATGAAGGTTTAACCATTATTTTAGGTGGGCCTATTGGTGTTTATGAAACAGAAGACTACCCTTTCTTACAACAAGAAATAGACTTACTTAAAGTACGTTTAGACAAGAATTTACCCACTTTGGGCATCTGTTTAGGTGCACAATTGATTGCGCATGCTTTAGGTGCACGTGTATATGCAGGTCATGCCAAGGAAATTGGCTGGAGTGCTTTGCAACTTCGCCTTGTGAAAGACAATCCTCTGCTCCCACTTGCCAATACACAGGTCTTACATTGGCACGGCGATACTTTTGATCTGCCTGAAAATGCAACACTACTGGCAAGTTCAAGTGTCTATAGCAATCAAGCCTTTCAGGTCGGCAAAAATATTCTTGCTCTCCAATTTCATATCGAAGTTGCAAGCGATACTTTAGAAAAATGGTTGATTGGTCATACTTGTGAACTGCGCAAAGCCAATATCGAGATTTCAAAGTTACGTGCAGACAATCAAAATTTTGGGCATCATCTTGAACCGATTGCAGCGATTGTGGTTAACAACTTTATACAACACATAAAGCTATAG
- a CDS encoding ethanolamine ammonia-lyase subunit EutB, which yields MSYKTSIAHQNYVFADLKTLMAKATPLRSGDELAGVAAENATERVAAQMALADIPLKNFLNEVLVDYDRDEVTRLIIDDHRADLFAPISHFTVGDFRNWLLSSDATTEKLQSLSMGLTPEMVAAVSKIMRNQDLILVASKCEVITKFRNTIGLKGHLSTRLQPNHPTDDLLGISASILDGLMYGNGDAVIGINPATDNLQNLTELLKLMDHIIQEYQIPTQSCVLTHISSGIQLAERNVPIDLMFQSIAGTQLANEGFGISLDLLQEGYEATLALKRGTVGQNLMYFETGQGSALSSHAHHGVDQQTLEARAYAVARKYNPLLVNTVVGFIGPEYLYDGKQIIRAGLEDHFCGKLLGLPMGCDICYTNHADADQNDMDVLLTLFGAAGLNFIMGIPGSDDVMLNYQTTSFHDALYLRQLMGLKAAPEFDTWLSEQGIFKQSNNRIHWAEHMPAQFSKLLA from the coding sequence ATGTCGTACAAAACATCAATTGCCCATCAGAATTATGTCTTTGCTGATTTAAAAACCCTGATGGCAAAAGCAACCCCGCTACGCTCAGGCGATGAGCTCGCGGGTGTTGCCGCAGAAAATGCAACAGAACGCGTTGCCGCACAAATGGCTTTAGCCGATATTCCCTTAAAGAATTTCTTAAATGAAGTTTTGGTCGATTACGACCGAGATGAAGTCACACGCTTAATTATCGATGATCATCGTGCGGATTTATTTGCGCCAATTTCTCACTTTACGGTGGGTGATTTTCGCAATTGGTTATTGAGTAGCGATGCAACCACTGAAAAATTGCAAAGCTTGAGCATGGGCTTAACGCCTGAAATGGTGGCGGCGGTCAGTAAAATTATGCGTAATCAGGACTTGATTCTGGTCGCAAGTAAATGCGAAGTGATCACAAAATTTCGTAATACTATTGGGCTTAAAGGTCATCTCTCTACACGTTTACAACCGAATCACCCGACCGATGATTTGCTTGGAATCTCTGCCAGTATTTTAGATGGTTTGATGTATGGCAATGGTGATGCTGTGATTGGGATCAACCCTGCCACAGACAACTTACAAAATTTGACTGAATTACTAAAACTCATGGATCATATTATTCAAGAGTATCAAATTCCAACGCAGTCTTGTGTGCTGACCCATATCAGTTCAGGCATTCAATTGGCAGAGCGTAATGTCCCGATAGATCTGATGTTCCAATCCATCGCAGGCACGCAATTGGCCAATGAAGGTTTTGGTATTTCACTCGATTTACTGCAAGAAGGTTATGAAGCCACTCTAGCTTTAAAACGTGGTACGGTCGGGCAAAACTTGATGTATTTTGAAACAGGACAAGGCAGTGCCTTATCGAGTCATGCCCATCACGGCGTGGATCAACAAACCCTTGAAGCACGCGCTTATGCGGTCGCCCGTAAATACAATCCCTTGCTTGTGAATACCGTGGTTGGCTTTATCGGCCCTGAATATCTCTATGACGGTAAACAGATTATTCGTGCAGGCTTAGAAGATCATTTCTGTGGCAAATTGCTTGGCCTACCGATGGGCTGTGATATCTGCTATACCAACCATGCCGATGCGGATCAAAATGATATGGACGTACTCCTGACCCTCTTTGGTGCAGCAGGACTGAACTTTATTATGGGGATTCCGGGTTCGGATGATGTCATGCTGAATTATCAAACCACCTCTTTCCATGATGCCTTGTATTTACGTCAATTGATGGGACTCAAAGCCGCTCCTGAGTTCGATACATGGCTCAGCGAGCAAGGCATATTTAAGCAAAGCAATAATCGCATCCACTGGGCAGAACACATGCCTGCTCAATTTTCAAAATTGTTGGCGTAG
- a CDS encoding 2-hydroxychromene-2-carboxylate isomerase produces the protein MKMIEFYFDLGSPYSYIGFYQLQKIAAQYQAEIIYKPMLLGAVFKSTGNSSPIMVPAKAQYAMIDLRRWSKLWDIPLKMNPHFPLNTLYIMRLVTAVQLFEPEKFQTVLIGLFNAMFRQPRNLNDQTELLQVTTALGLSEQQVKVWLEDEKVKSELKVVTEEAIERGIFGAPSFFVKDELYWGVDHLHFVENALQQNE, from the coding sequence ATGAAGATGATCGAATTTTACTTCGACTTAGGCAGCCCTTACAGCTACATCGGGTTTTATCAATTGCAAAAAATCGCCGCACAATATCAGGCTGAAATCATCTACAAGCCGATGCTGTTAGGTGCGGTGTTTAAATCTACAGGCAATTCAAGTCCGATTATGGTGCCTGCCAAAGCACAATACGCCATGATTGATTTGCGCCGTTGGTCCAAGTTGTGGGACATTCCTTTAAAAATGAATCCGCATTTTCCGCTCAATACCCTATACATCATGCGTTTGGTTACCGCGGTGCAACTATTTGAACCTGAGAAGTTTCAAACGGTGTTGATAGGACTGTTTAATGCCATGTTTAGACAACCACGGAATCTCAATGATCAAACAGAGCTGCTCCAAGTGACTACGGCATTGGGACTGAGTGAACAACAAGTCAAAGTATGGTTGGAAGATGAAAAAGTAAAAAGTGAATTAAAAGTCGTGACTGAAGAAGCAATTGAGCGTGGGATTTTTGGTGCGCCAAGTTTCTTTGTCAAAGATGAATTGTATTGGGGTGTGGATCATTTACATTTTGTTGAAAACGCTTTACAACAGAATGAATAA
- a CDS encoding helix-turn-helix domain-containing protein encodes MLSKQALLQKRHQIEQFRQKSSVSMDQARQLGDSILSSWQRSESAHIPDERDAAPLLTKFSVSSSLNQAVDQCQQELKHIAEQSSMVIAVGDVGSTIIWSAASGAMQNAAEKVHFVQGGQWREELVGTNALALTLKTQQSSCVFSNEHYMRSIQDWVCYAAPIIDPYSKQMIGVIDLSTTWKKHNNLGLLAAERCASIIQTSLLTIQQQRLFIRSFHIPQVLFNGKIVVLTPRQIEILCILALCPQGLNLENLHQALYGERKVSLGTLKAEMSQLREMLGSMLCSRPYRLNHQIDADFLQAEQALNAGYIETALTLCSGVFLAKTESPFLCAWRDCLESRLSNAIFETQQTDVLFRHLSRCPQAIDAVERLMELIPEHHPAQQRLIHFQK; translated from the coding sequence ATGTTAAGCAAGCAGGCATTATTACAAAAGCGTCATCAAATAGAGCAGTTTAGACAAAAGAGCAGTGTCTCAATGGATCAAGCACGGCAACTCGGTGACAGTATTTTAAGTTCATGGCAGCGCTCTGAATCTGCGCACATTCCGGATGAGCGTGATGCAGCACCGTTATTAACAAAATTTAGTGTTTCGAGTAGCCTAAATCAGGCCGTTGATCAGTGCCAACAGGAACTGAAACATATTGCTGAACAGTCTTCGATGGTGATCGCCGTAGGGGATGTGGGCAGTACCATTATTTGGAGTGCAGCCAGTGGTGCCATGCAAAATGCGGCTGAAAAAGTGCATTTTGTACAGGGTGGACAGTGGCGTGAAGAGTTGGTCGGGACCAATGCTCTAGCACTCACTTTAAAAACCCAACAATCGAGTTGTGTATTTTCCAACGAACACTATATGCGTTCGATCCAAGATTGGGTTTGTTATGCTGCACCGATTATCGATCCCTATTCAAAGCAAATGATAGGGGTGATTGATTTATCGACCACTTGGAAAAAACACAATAACTTAGGGCTTTTGGCAGCAGAGCGTTGTGCGTCGATTATTCAAACTTCACTGCTGACGATTCAGCAACAGCGCCTGTTTATCCGTTCATTTCATATTCCGCAAGTGCTGTTTAATGGGAAAATCGTGGTGCTCACGCCACGACAAATTGAAATTTTGTGTATTTTGGCACTGTGCCCACAAGGCTTGAATCTCGAAAATCTACATCAAGCGCTTTATGGTGAACGCAAGGTGAGTTTAGGCACCTTAAAAGCGGAAATGTCACAATTGCGCGAAATGTTAGGTTCAATGTTGTGTTCAAGACCGTATCGTTTGAACCATCAAATTGACGCTGATTTCTTACAAGCTGAGCAAGCTTTAAATGCAGGTTATATCGAAACGGCTCTAACTCTATGCTCAGGCGTGTTTTTAGCCAAGACGGAGAGCCCATTTCTCTGTGCATGGCGAGACTGTTTGGAATCCCGTTTAAGCAATGCAATCTTTGAAACACAGCAGACCGATGTATTGTTTAGGCATTTATCGCGCTGTCCTCAAGCGATTGATGCGGTTGAGCGATTGATGGAATTAATTCCTGAACATCATCCAGCCCAACAACGATTAATCCATTTTCAAAAATAG
- a CDS encoding SDR family oxidoreductase: MSDTQQGRALELKDSERNIEDRPKIALVIGAGDATGGEIAKRFAGGGYAVCMTRRNAEKLQPLIDEIKAQGSEAFGFASDARKEDQVIELIEKIESEIGPIEVMVFNIGANVPCSILEETARKYFKIWEMACFSAFLTGREVAKRMVTRERGTIIFTGATAGLRGAAYFGAFAGAKHALRALAQSMARELGPRNIHVAHVVVDGAIDTEFIQTTFPALYEKKEQDGILNPAHIAENYWHIAHQPRDAWTHELDLRPWMEKW, encoded by the coding sequence ATGTCGGATACTCAACAAGGAAGAGCGCTAGAACTAAAAGATTCAGAACGAAACATTGAAGATCGTCCCAAAATTGCCTTAGTGATTGGGGCCGGCGATGCCACAGGCGGTGAGATTGCCAAACGCTTTGCCGGTGGAGGTTATGCCGTATGTATGACCAGACGCAATGCGGAAAAGCTACAACCCTTGATTGATGAGATCAAGGCGCAAGGCTCGGAGGCATTTGGTTTTGCTTCCGATGCACGAAAAGAAGATCAAGTCATTGAGTTGATCGAAAAAATTGAGTCAGAGATTGGACCTATTGAAGTGATGGTGTTTAATATTGGTGCCAATGTACCCTGTAGTATTTTAGAAGAAACCGCACGTAAGTATTTTAAAATATGGGAAATGGCGTGTTTCTCAGCCTTTTTAACCGGTCGAGAAGTAGCAAAGCGTATGGTCACACGAGAGCGCGGCACGATTATTTTTACCGGTGCCACGGCAGGTTTAAGAGGTGCCGCGTATTTTGGTGCGTTTGCAGGGGCGAAACATGCACTGCGGGCTTTGGCACAAAGTATGGCAAGAGAACTGGGTCCGCGAAATATTCATGTCGCGCATGTGGTGGTGGATGGTGCGATTGACACCGAATTTATTCAAACGACTTTTCCTGCACTGTATGAGAAAAAAGAGCAAGATGGCATTTTAAATCCTGCTCATATTGCTGAAAATTATTGGCATATTGCCCATCAACCCCGCGATGCATGGACGCATGAATTGGATCTCAGACCTTGGATGGAAAAATGGTAA
- the exaC gene encoding acetaldehyde dehydrogenase ExaC produces MRYVDPNQPGSKVQFKAQYENFIGGKWVPPVKGEYFDNISPVDGKAFTKIPRSSVEDIELALDAAHKAKDAWGKASPTTRSNILLKIADRLEENLELIAVAETWDNGKPVRETLAADIPLTIDHFRYFAGCIRAQEGGISEIDEDTIAYHFHEPLGVVGQIIPWNFPILMAAWKLAPALAAGNCIVLKPAEQTPASILVLVELIQDLLPEGVLNIVNGYGVEVGRPLATNPRISKIAFTGSTAVGQMIMQYATENIIPVTLELGGKSPNLFFEDIMDKDDEFLDKALEGFAMFALNQGEICTCPSRALVQESIADKFLEKAVERVKRIKTGHPLDTDTMIGAQASQEQQDKILGCIATGRAEGAQVLTGGGERHEVGSGFYIEPTIFKGNNSMKTFQEEIFGPVLAVTTFKDFDDAIKIANDTIYGLGAGVWSRSAHTSYRAGRAIQAGRVWTNCYHIYPAHAAFGGYKKSGIGRENHKMMLDHYQQTKNLLVSYSPKAMGFF; encoded by the coding sequence ATGCGTTATGTCGATCCAAACCAACCCGGTTCAAAAGTACAATTTAAAGCCCAATATGAAAACTTTATTGGCGGAAAATGGGTGCCACCAGTTAAGGGTGAATATTTTGATAATATTTCCCCAGTTGATGGTAAAGCTTTTACTAAAATTCCACGTTCTTCTGTCGAAGACATTGAACTTGCGCTCGATGCTGCTCACAAAGCAAAAGACGCTTGGGGCAAAGCATCACCTACCACTCGCTCGAACATCTTGCTGAAAATTGCAGACCGTTTAGAAGAAAATTTAGAACTGATTGCTGTGGCTGAAACATGGGACAACGGTAAACCTGTGCGTGAAACTTTAGCAGCTGATATTCCACTGACCATCGATCATTTCCGTTATTTTGCAGGCTGTATTCGTGCTCAAGAAGGTGGCATCTCTGAAATTGATGAAGACACCATCGCTTACCATTTCCATGAACCTTTGGGCGTCGTCGGTCAAATCATTCCATGGAACTTCCCGATCTTAATGGCGGCATGGAAACTTGCCCCAGCTTTGGCGGCCGGCAACTGTATTGTACTCAAACCTGCGGAACAAACCCCTGCTAGTATTTTGGTGTTAGTAGAACTCATTCAAGATTTACTGCCTGAAGGCGTACTCAATATTGTCAATGGTTATGGCGTTGAAGTCGGGCGTCCATTGGCAACGAATCCACGTATTTCCAAAATTGCATTTACAGGCTCTACAGCAGTGGGTCAAATGATCATGCAATATGCCACTGAGAATATCATTCCTGTGACTTTAGAGCTCGGTGGTAAATCACCGAATCTGTTCTTTGAAGACATTATGGATAAAGATGATGAATTCTTAGACAAAGCCCTCGAAGGTTTTGCGATGTTTGCCTTAAACCAAGGTGAAATTTGTACCTGCCCTTCACGTGCCTTAGTTCAAGAAAGTATTGCCGATAAATTCTTAGAAAAAGCGGTAGAACGGGTTAAACGCATTAAGACTGGTCACCCTCTTGATACCGACACCATGATCGGCGCACAAGCCTCACAAGAGCAACAAGACAAAATCTTGGGGTGTATTGCCACAGGTCGTGCTGAAGGTGCACAAGTTTTAACAGGTGGCGGTGAACGTCATGAAGTTGGTTCAGGCTTCTATATTGAACCGACCATTTTCAAAGGCAACAACAGCATGAAAACTTTCCAAGAAGAAATTTTTGGACCTGTCCTTGCGGTAACCACTTTTAAAGACTTTGATGATGCGATCAAAATCGCCAATGACACCATTTATGGTTTAGGTGCCGGGGTGTGGTCACGTTCAGCACATACCTCATACCGTGCAGGTCGTGCGATTCAGGCTGGTCGTGTATGGACCAATTGTTATCATATCTACCCTGCCCATGCAGCCTTTGGTGGGTATAAAAAATCAGGCATCGGTCGTGAAAACCACAAAATGATGCTCGATCATTATCAACAAACCAAAAACTTGCTAGTGAGCTATTCACCGAAAGCGATGGGCTTTTTCTAA
- the eat gene encoding ethanolamine permease translates to MTEIRSDRILPTSHSDIQQQYFEKRQLKQGAVGWLLLVGLGVAYVISGDFAGWNFGLAQGGWGGMFIATVFAAIMYLCMCLSMSEMSTMLPTAGGGYSFARTAFGPLGGYLTGTAILIEYAIAPAAIACFIGAYCESLFGIGGWMIYLACYVVFMGIHLVGAGEALKIMFCITAIAAVALIVFIVSMIPHFNSANLFNISVTDKAGASSFLPMGYIGIWAAVPYAIWFFLAVEGVPLAAEEAKDPTKSLPRGLIGSMLILAAFAILILFLGAGAAGADSLKASGAPLVDALKAVYGENTWLASFVNFVGLAGLIASFFSIIYAYSRQIFALSRAGYLPTSLSLTNSNKAPYLAIIIPGIMGFLLSLTGEGDLLILMAVFGATISYVLMMLSHIKLRISRPELHRPYKTPGGIVTSSIALVLALIAVIAGFLVDPKVWFMAAGIYVAFIVYFLVYSRHKLVKGTPEEEFEAIRQAEQEL, encoded by the coding sequence ATGACAGAAATTCGTAGTGATCGTATTCTACCGACCTCGCATTCCGATATTCAACAACAATATTTTGAAAAGCGACAACTGAAACAAGGTGCTGTTGGATGGCTGCTCTTGGTCGGCTTGGGCGTGGCTTATGTAATTTCAGGTGACTTCGCAGGCTGGAACTTTGGTTTGGCCCAAGGCGGTTGGGGTGGCATGTTTATCGCCACTGTCTTTGCTGCGATTATGTACCTATGTATGTGTCTTTCAATGTCAGAAATGTCGACCATGCTCCCGACTGCAGGCGGTGGTTATAGTTTTGCCCGCACTGCTTTTGGTCCTTTAGGTGGCTACCTCACAGGAACAGCGATTCTAATTGAATATGCAATTGCCCCTGCTGCGATTGCCTGCTTTATTGGCGCCTACTGTGAGTCCTTATTTGGCATAGGCGGGTGGATGATCTATCTCGCATGCTACGTGGTGTTTATGGGGATTCATTTGGTAGGCGCCGGTGAAGCTTTAAAAATCATGTTCTGTATCACGGCCATTGCCGCTGTGGCATTGATCGTGTTTATCGTTTCCATGATTCCGCATTTTAATAGTGCCAATTTATTTAATATTTCGGTGACTGATAAAGCCGGTGCAAGTTCATTCTTACCGATGGGCTATATTGGCATTTGGGCGGCCGTACCTTATGCGATTTGGTTCTTCTTAGCGGTTGAAGGTGTGCCTTTGGCGGCTGAAGAAGCCAAAGACCCAACCAAATCATTACCCCGTGGCCTCATTGGTTCAATGCTCATTTTAGCGGCATTTGCCATATTAATACTCTTCTTAGGCGCAGGTGCTGCAGGTGCAGACTCACTGAAAGCATCAGGCGCACCTTTGGTCGATGCGCTTAAAGCGGTCTATGGTGAAAACACTTGGCTTGCAAGCTTCGTCAACTTTGTCGGTCTTGCAGGTTTAATCGCAAGTTTCTTCTCGATTATCTATGCCTATTCACGTCAAATCTTTGCCTTGTCTCGTGCCGGCTACTTACCAACTTCGCTGTCACTCACCAACTCAAATAAAGCGCCTTATTTAGCGATTATTATTCCGGGCATCATGGGTTTTTTATTATCTTTAACAGGCGAAGGTGACCTACTGATTCTCATGGCTGTTTTTGGTGCCACCATTTCTTATGTCTTAATGATGTTGTCGCATATCAAACTTCGTATTAGTCGTCCTGAACTGCATCGCCCTTATAAAACACCGGGTGGTATTGTGACGTCTAGTATTGCGCTTGTTTTAGCATTGATCGCAGTCATTGCAGGCTTCTTGGTGGATCCTAAAGTGTGGTTTATGGCTGCGGGCATTTATGTCGCATTTATCGTGTACTTCTTGGTCTACAGTCGCCACAAATTGGTGAAAGGTACACCTGAAGAAGAATTTGAAGCGATTCGTCAAGCTGAACAAGAGCTTTAA
- the eutC gene encoding ethanolamine ammonia-lyase subunit EutC, whose translation MNLIPNDPYAQDTHIDAWEKLKQFTDARIAIGRAGCSIPTKAMLEFQLAHAQARDAVYQELDTETLQHKLQSIGLDSLLVQSQAQDKQEYLKRPDFGRLLNEESQQTLHNFNYGKANQYDVCIVIGDGLSALAIEENALAFIHSLKSQIEYEQWSLAPVVIATGSRVALGDEVAERLNTKMLVMLIGERPGLSSPDSMGIYYTWQAKSGCLDSKRNCISNVRPAGLSIPIATQRLMNLMRQSNKLGYSGVNLKDEHEIEQVESSTHLKRLF comes from the coding sequence ATGAATTTAATCCCCAATGATCCTTATGCTCAAGACACTCACATTGATGCATGGGAAAAACTGAAACAATTTACCGATGCTCGTATTGCCATCGGTCGTGCAGGTTGTAGCATTCCGACAAAAGCCATGCTTGAGTTTCAATTGGCTCATGCACAAGCACGTGATGCGGTCTATCAGGAACTTGATACTGAAACTTTACAACACAAGCTACAAAGTATTGGATTAGACAGTTTGCTAGTACAGAGTCAAGCGCAAGACAAACAAGAGTATTTAAAACGCCCTGACTTTGGTCGTTTACTCAATGAAGAATCACAACAAACCTTGCATAATTTTAATTATGGCAAAGCCAATCAGTATGATGTTTGCATTGTGATTGGAGATGGTCTATCTGCGCTTGCAATTGAAGAAAATGCGCTTGCATTTATACACTCTTTAAAAAGCCAAATTGAATATGAACAATGGTCTTTAGCACCTGTTGTGATTGCCACAGGGAGTCGTGTCGCTTTGGGCGATGAAGTGGCAGAACGTCTCAATACTAAAATGTTGGTGATGCTAATTGGTGAACGCCCCGGACTCAGCTCTCCCGACAGTATGGGGATTTACTACACCTGGCAGGCAAAATCAGGTTGTTTAGACTCCAAACGAAATTGTATTTCCAATGTCCGACCTGCCGGTCTAAGCATTCCGATTGCCACACAGCGTTTAATGAATTTGATGCGACAATCAAACAAATTAGGCTATTCAGGTGTTAATCTGAAAGACGAACATGAAATTGAACAAGTGGAAAGTTCAACTCATCTAAAACGATTATTTTGA
- a CDS encoding NAD(P)-dependent alcohol dehydrogenase, translating to MTQQILAYAALDAKSPLVPFKFEQRKSRPDDVIIDIEYCGVCHSDLHQARNDWGFSRYPIVPGHEVIGRVKSIGSAVTKFKVGELVGIGCMVDSCRSCSACHQGLEQYCEQGNTGTYGSVDRHDQSITYGGYSQTIIASQDFVLRVPENLDTQAVAPILCAGITTWSPLRHWKVGPKSKVAVVGLGGLGHMAIKLAHALGADVTLFTRSPSKEQDAKDLGADRIVLSTDEQQMKSAQNQFDLIIDTVPYDHDLKPYIPTLALNGTIVLVGYLGEISATNTVPLILGRKSIAGSLIGGIQETQELLDFCGEHNIVSDVEVIKMQEINEAFERMQKSDVKYRFVIDLKSLQASA from the coding sequence ATGACACAACAGATTTTGGCCTATGCAGCACTTGATGCTAAAAGTCCTTTGGTTCCTTTTAAGTTTGAACAGCGTAAATCACGTCCGGATGATGTGATTATTGATATTGAATATTGTGGTGTGTGTCATTCAGACCTACATCAAGCGCGCAATGATTGGGGCTTTAGCCGTTATCCGATCGTCCCTGGTCATGAAGTGATTGGGCGTGTGAAAAGTATTGGTAGCGCCGTCACTAAATTTAAAGTCGGTGAGTTGGTCGGCATTGGTTGTATGGTAGATTCATGCCGTAGCTGTTCAGCCTGTCACCAAGGTCTTGAGCAATATTGTGAGCAGGGCAATACAGGAACGTATGGCAGTGTTGATCGTCATGATCAAAGCATAACTTATGGGGGTTATTCACAAACCATTATTGCCAGCCAAGATTTTGTGCTCAGAGTCCCTGAAAATTTAGATACCCAAGCCGTTGCGCCAATATTATGTGCAGGGATTACCACGTGGTCACCACTTCGTCACTGGAAAGTCGGTCCTAAATCTAAAGTGGCTGTGGTGGGTCTAGGTGGACTTGGGCATATGGCGATTAAATTGGCGCATGCTTTAGGTGCAGACGTGACACTTTTTACACGTTCGCCAAGTAAGGAACAAGATGCCAAAGATTTAGGTGCAGATCGAATTGTGCTATCCACCGATGAGCAGCAAATGAAGTCTGCACAAAACCAGTTCGATCTAATTATTGATACTGTACCGTATGATCATGATCTAAAACCCTATATTCCAACGCTTGCATTAAATGGCACAATTGTATTGGTGGGCTATTTGGGTGAAATCAGTGCAACCAACACGGTACCATTGATCTTAGGTCGTAAATCAATTGCAGGTTCACTCATTGGCGGGATTCAAGAAACCCAAGAGCTTTTAGATTTCTGCGGTGAGCATAATATTGTCTCTGATGTTGAAGTCATCAAGATGCAAGAGATCAATGAAGCTTTCGAGCGTATGCAAAAAAGCGATGTGAAATACCGTTTTGTGATTGATTTAAAATCATTACAAGCGTCAGCTTAA